From the genome of Impatiens glandulifera chromosome 9, dImpGla2.1, whole genome shotgun sequence, one region includes:
- the LOC124916070 gene encoding cytochrome P450 81Q32-like, whose protein sequence is MILAGTDTSWITLEWALSLLVNHPDVLKKVATELDAQIGQDRLLDESDLAKLPYLHGVILETLRMFPAGPLLVPHMSSEDCKIVGFDVPRGTVLIVNAWAINRDPDIWEEVEMFKPDRFEDGEAESGYKLMTFGMGRWACPGVALAYRIMGLALGSLIQCFHWKRLSENELVDLSEGKGLSMPKAQPLEVLRTSVIMMDKGDKF, encoded by the exons ATGATACTTGCTGGGACGGATACATCATGGATAACATTGGAATGGGCATTGTCATTATTAGTAAATCACCCCGATGTATTAAAGAAGGTGGCGACCGAGCTAGATGCCCAAATTGGCCAAGACCGCCTATTGGATGAATCTGATCTTGCTAAACTCCCTTATCTCCATGGAGTGATTTTGGAGACCCTTCGAATGTTCCCAGCAGGACCACTCCTTGTCCCCCACATGTCGTCGGAGGATTGCAAGATTGTTGGATTCGACGTTCCTCGTGGAACAGTATTAATAGTAAATGCATGGGCCATTAATAGGGATCCTGATATTTGGGAAGAAGTGGAAATGTTTAAGCCCGATAGATTTGAAGATGGAGAAGCTGAAAGTGGATACAAGCTAATGACATTCGGGATGGGTAGATGGGCTTGTCCTGGAGTAGCCCTAGCTTATCGAATTATGGGATTGGCATTGGGCTCGTTGATCCAATGCTTTCATTGGAAGAGACTAAGTGAGAATGAATTGGTTGATTTAAGTGAGGGGAAGGGTCTCTCCATGCCTAAAGCTCAACCACTTGAGGTCTTGAG GACAAGTGTGATAATGATGGATAAAGGGGATAAGTTCTGA